The Opitutaceae bacterium genome has a window encoding:
- a CDS encoding LptA/OstA family protein, producing the protein MKHILATATALLAFSGFVPITAATPAADEPSIPETVISSDRLEMENDGEKAFFLFSDHVKLTGNNLIVTCDRLEIHADRTGDLEANVGQIGSIRQILALGNVSISQEGRVATAGRAEVLPGQDKIVLTESPMVTDTQGTVSGERITFFRGDRRAIVEGGATGPARVILPALPNLGFDNNVVEPPAPPEAQPDTGDAPRTSEKNEAPVTETEET; encoded by the coding sequence ATGAAACACATTCTCGCCACCGCGACCGCTCTGCTCGCCTTCTCCGGATTCGTTCCCATCACCGCTGCAACCCCGGCCGCGGATGAGCCGTCCATCCCTGAAACGGTGATCTCTAGCGACCGGCTCGAAATGGAGAATGACGGCGAGAAGGCCTTCTTCCTCTTCTCCGATCACGTCAAACTGACCGGCAACAACCTGATCGTCACTTGCGACCGCCTGGAAATCCATGCCGACCGGACCGGCGACCTCGAGGCCAATGTGGGCCAGATCGGCAGTATCCGTCAGATTCTCGCCCTCGGCAACGTCTCCATCTCGCAGGAAGGCCGGGTGGCCACCGCCGGCCGGGCCGAGGTCCTGCCGGGTCAGGACAAGATCGTCCTGACCGAGAGTCCGATGGTCACTGACACCCAGGGAACCGTCTCCGGGGAACGCATCACCTTTTTCCGCGGCGATCGGCGCGCGATCGTCGAAGGAGGCGCCACCGGCCCGGCCCGGGTGATTCTCCCCGCCCTTCCGAATCTCGGGTTCGACAACAACGTGGTCGAACCCCCAGCGCCACCCGAAGCCCAACCGGACACCGGCGACGCGCCAAGAACCAGCGAGAAAAACGAGGCCCCTGTCACGGAGACCGAGGAAACGTGA
- a CDS encoding HAD hydrolase family protein, with translation MSSRAPDRRPVGPATPGPGDLPARRWAAIRLFAMDVDGILTDGTILVSSDGSETKRFSILDGLGLVRLRDAGVILAWISGRESGATTRRATELKITHLVQGRTDKREVLEDLASQLGIKQENICYMGDDDIDADAIRWAGIGITVPDAMPAAVEAADAITTRPAGFGAVREVCEQILPRARPGTRS, from the coding sequence TTGAGTTCACGCGCACCGGACCGGCGACCGGTCGGCCCGGCCACTCCGGGTCCCGGGGATCTCCCGGCGAGGCGATGGGCCGCCATCCGCCTTTTCGCGATGGACGTCGACGGCATCCTGACCGACGGCACGATCCTCGTTTCCTCCGACGGATCCGAGACCAAGCGATTCTCCATTCTGGACGGACTCGGCCTGGTCCGGCTCCGGGACGCGGGAGTGATTCTCGCCTGGATCTCGGGGCGGGAATCCGGCGCCACCACCCGCCGGGCGACGGAACTCAAGATCACCCACCTTGTCCAAGGGCGCACCGACAAGCGCGAGGTTCTCGAGGATCTTGCTTCCCAACTCGGGATCAAACAGGAGAACATCTGCTATATGGGCGACGACGACATCGATGCGGACGCGATCCGCTGGGCCGGAATCGGCATCACGGTGCCCGATGCCATGCCCGCTGCGGTCGAGGCCGCCGATGCCATCACCACCCGCCCGGCCGGATTTGGCGCCGTGCGCGAAGTCTGCGAACAGATTCTGCCCCGGGCCCGACCGGGCACAAGGTCATGA